The genomic window GACGCCACGCCCTCGATCACCTCGCCGTCGGACGGGATGATCTCGCCGGCCTCGACCAGCACGAGGTCGCCGGGCTTGAGAGCGGTGGCGGGCACCATGCGGACGGCGCCGTTCTCCAGCTTCCTGGCGGTGGTCTCGGCGCGGGTCTTGCGCAGGCTGGCGGCCTGGGCCTTGCCGCGGCCTTCCGCCACCGCCTCGGCGAAGTTGGCGAAGAGCAGGGTGAACCACAGCCAGACGACGATCTGGACGGCGAAGCCGCTCACCCCGGCGCCGGTCAGCGCGTCGCGCAGGACCAGCAGCGTGGTCAGCGCCGCCACCACCTCGACGCAGAACATCACCGGGTTGCGGATCATCTGGCGCGGGTCGAGCTTGGCGAACGAACCGCCGATGGCCGGCAGCAGGATGGCGGGATCGAGCAGGGTGCTGGCCGCCGATCTGGCCGGTGCGCCCCGGCCGGACCGTTTGCTTTTGACGTTCATGGGAGCGTCCCCGATCAGAAGAGGGTGCCGGCGTTCAGCGCCAGATGCTCTACCACCGGGCCGAGGGCGAGAGCCGGGAAGAAGGTGAGGCCGCCGACGATCAGGATGACGCCGACCAGCAGCCCGACGAACAGCCCGTCATGGGTGGGGAAGGTGCCGGCCGATGCCGTTGCCCGCGTCTTGGATGCCAGCGAGCCGGCGATCGCCACCATCGGCACGATGACCAGGAAACGGCCGACCAGCATGGCGATGGCGATGGTGACGTTGTACCAGGGCGTGTTGCCGGCGAGCCCGCCGAAGGCGCTGCCGTTGTTGGCGGCACCGGAGACATAGGCGTAGAGCGCCTCGGAGAAGCCGTGCGGGCCGGGGTTCGCCATCGACGCGGTGCCGGTGTCGAGCACCACGGCGGCGGCGGTGAGGCCCAGCATCATCAGCGGCAGGCAGAGGATGGCGAGCATGGTCATCTTGACCTCCTTCGCCTCCAGCTTCTTGCCGAGATACTCCGGCGTGCGGCCGACCATCAGCCCGGCGACGAACAGCGCGACGATGGCGAACAGCAGCATGCCGTAGAGGCCGGCGCCGACGCCGCCGACGATGATCTCGCCCAGCATCATGTTGATCATCGGCACCATGCCGCCCAAGGGCATGAAGCTGTCATGCATGGCGTTCACCGCGCCGCAGGAGGCGGCGGTGGTGACGGTGGCGAACAGGGCGGACGCGGCGATGCCGAAGCGGGCCTCCTTGCCCTCCATGTTGCCGGCGATGCCGTCGATGCCGAAGGCGGCGAAGGCGGGGTTGCCCTGGGCCTCCGCCCAATAGGCGACGGAGACGCCGACGGCGAAGAGCAGGCCCATGGCGGCCAGGATCGCCCAGCCCTGCCGCTCGTCGCCGACCATGCGGCCGAACAGGTTGGTCAGCCCGGCGCCGATCGCGAAGATCGACAGCATCTGGACGAGGTTGGTCAGGGCGTTGGGGTTCTCGAAGGGATGGGCGGAGTTGGCGTTGAAGAAGCCGCCGCCGTTGGTGCCCAGCATCTTGATCGCCTCCTGCGAGGCGACGGGGCCGAGCGCGATGGTCTGACCGGCGCCCTCCAGCGTGGCGGCGTCCACCGCGCCGGCCAGCGTCTGCGGCACGCCCTGCCACACCAGGAACAGCGCATAGACGAGGCAGATCGGCAGCAGGACGTAGAGCGTGGCGCGGGTCAGGTCGACCCAGAAATTGCCGATGGTGCGGGCCGACGCGCGGGCGAAGCCGCGGACCAGCGCGACGGCGAGCGCGATGCCGGCGGCGGCCGAGACGTAATTGTGGAAGGTCAGCCCGGCCATCTGGACCAGATGGCCCATGGTGGTCTCGCCGCCGTAATTCTGCCAGTTGGTGTTGGTGGTGAAGCTGGCCGCCGTGTTGAAGGCGAGGTCGGCCGGCACCGCCGCCATGCCCTGCGGGTTCAGCGGCAGAACGGCCTGGAGCCGCTGCAGGGCGTAGAGCAGCAGCATGCCGGCGGCGCTGAACAGCAGCATCGACACGGCGTAGCTCACCCAATGCTGTTCGGTGCGCTCGTCCACGCCGGCCAGCCTGTAGAGACCGCGTTCGACGGGTCCGACGATGGGGGAGAGCAGCGTGCGCTCGCCGGTGAAGACGCGCGTCATGAAGCCGCCCAGGGGCCGCGTCACCGCGACGACCAGGGCGATGAAGACCAGGATCTGGATCCAGCCGTTGACGGTCATGGGATGGGACTCCTCAGAACCGTTCGGGCCGGACCAGGGCATAGACCAGATAGGCCAGCAGCCCGACGGTCACGAGGCCGGCCAACGCGTAATCGAGGATCATCGCCGCCTCCTCACAGCCGGTCGCAGGCGTGGACATAGGCCACCGCCGCGGCGAAGAAGCCGACGGTGAGCGCCAGGAACAGAAGGTCGAGCATGGTTCGGGTCTCCGGGGTTGCCTTCCCCTTGGCCCCGGTCATCGCGCCGGCTCAGCGCCGGGGGGATAAGCTGGATCAAGCGGAACGGGGCCGGACCTCTCCCGCGCGGTCATCGACAAGGAAGGCGGGCGGGGAAAACTCCAGCCCGGCAAGGGTGCGCCGGAGCCGCGTATAGATTCGATGGGGGGCGGCGATGCCCGAAAATATACGCGCCATATATTTCGTCAGCCTGTCGGAGCCGTCGGTCCGTCGGTCCGTCGGGCGACGGAGCGACCGGCGGCCCTGAAGTTCGCGTGGCCGCCGCGCGATCCTCATGCGGCGGGCGGAAGTCGCAGATGGAGGCGGACAGGGGCTGGCGGCCTGCCGGCCCCCGTCTTTCCACCCCTTTCCTGTTCTTCTGCCATAACCTCCTGTCCGAACGCGCGGACTCCCTGCCGTCGGGGCGGATTTATGCTCGTCGTCTTACCGGCGTCCGCCGGCCTTCGGGAACCCTGACAGCAGTGAGGGGACGACATGAATATGGTTCGGCGCAGTTCCGCTGAATTTCTCGGGACATTCTGGCTGGTCTTCGGCGGCTGCGGCAGCGCCGTGCTCGCCGCCGCCTTCCCGGAGGTCGGGATCGGACTGCTCGGCGTCTCCTTCGCCTTCGGCCTCACCGTCCTGACCATGGCCTATTCCATCGGCCACATCTCCGGCTGCCACCTGAACCCGGCGGTGACGGTCGGGCTGTGGGCAGGGGGGCGGTTTCCGGCCAAGGACATCCTGCCCTATGTGCTGGCCCAGGTGGTCGGAGGCTTCGCGGCGGCCCTGGTCCTCTATTTCATCGCCACCGGCAAGGCCGACTACAGCCTGGCCGTCAACGGCCTCGCGGCCAACGGGTATGGTGCGCATTCGCCCGGCCAGTACAGCATCACCTCGGCCATGGTGATCGAGCCGTTGCTGACCTTCTTCTTCGTGCTGGTGATCCTCGGCTCCACCGACCGGCGGGCGCCGGCCGGCTTCGCGCCGCTGGCCATCGGCTTGGCGCTCACCCTCATCCACCTGATCAGCATCCCGGTCACCAACACCTCGGTGAACCCGGCACGCAGCACCGGCCCGGCGCTGGTGGTCGGCGGATGGGCGCTGCAGCAGCTCTGGCTCTTCTGGGTCGCCCCGCTGGTCGGCGGCCTGGTGAGCGGACTGGCCTACCGCGCGCTTGCCGAGGACATGCCGACGAAGCCCGCCATCACCGGCGAGGCGGAAAGCTCCACCTGATCCGCAGCGGCGGGCCGGTTCGCCGGGACCGGCCCCGGATGCCGCCCGTCCTTCATGCCCTGGCCCCCCTGGATCCTCTGAATCCCCCATGCCCCGCCGATGTCCCAACGCCGCCGCGCCGCCGACTGCTATTCAGGCAGGAAAGACGGCGCAAAAGGCGTACCCATGCGGCAATTCGACCCCGATTCCAATCCGATGACCGATGCCGATTACGGCATCGTGCTGGGCCTGTTCATCGGCATCTATCTCGGCCTCCTGCTGGTGTCGGCCCTGCCATAGGGCGCCTCTCATATCATCGAGCGTAAAGTCTGACACATCAGACTTTACGCTCGCCCTCAGACGGCGGGCGCGGCCGTCCGGCCGCTTGCCTTCGCAGGCATGGGCCTGCGGGGCCGCAGTCGCGGCCTTTACCTCCGAGCATAAGTCAGGACTTACGCTCGGCGGTATCACCCCCGCCGTTCATGTCCCGGTCTCCGGCAGCATCAGGCAGCGGTTGACCAGGTTCATCAGCTCGCTCTGGCGGGTGGTTCCGGTCTTGGTGAAGATGCTGCGCAGCTGGCTGCGCACCGTGCTGATCGCGACGCCGCGGCGGCCGCCGCTTTCCGCCGGGGTCAGGTCGGCCAGCAGGTCGGCGACCAGCCGGGCTTCCACCGGCGTCAGGCCGAACAGGGCGCCCAGCCGGGCCTGCAGCCCCGGCGCCACGGCGGCCGGGTCGACGATGTAGACGGCGGCCCGGGTCCGCTCGCCGCCGCCATACGGCTCCGCCGCCTCGTGCGACAGCGGAAGGACGGTCAGCAGATAGGGCGCCCGGCCGGAGGGGCGCGACACCCGGAGGTCGGCTCCCTGCAGGCCGAGGAGTGAATGCGCGGTTCCGGCCCGGCCGGCCGCTCTTCCACCGCCCGACAGCGACGCCTCCAGCATATGCGCCAGCCGGCGGGCGTCGCCCCCCTGTTCCGCCTGCAGGCGGCCCTGCACGATCCGCAGCCCGTCGCGCGCGTCGATCATCGCCTGTCCGGCCCGGTTCACGGCGACCGTCCGCCCGGCGGCGTCGAGCAGGACGACCCCCATCGGCAGGCCGTCGATCATGCGGGCGCTCCAGGCGGTCTCCTCCTCCCGGCCGTCCCGGCGCGCCCACAGCCGGACGCGCAGCCGCATCGCGCGCTGAAGATGGGGGGCGCAGTCCTGCAGGAGCCGCACCGTCTCCTCGGGGAAGGGCGGCCTGTCGGCGGAGCGGAACAGGCTCAGCACCGGCTGCATCGGCGTCAGCTCCCCGCCGTCGGCCAGCGAGACGGAGCACAGCCGCCCCATCCCCTCCCGCTTCAGCATGTCGTTGAAGATCATCGAGCGGTGGAGGTCCGCCTCGGCCACCAACTCCTCGCCGCGGCGAACCACGCAGCAATCCAGCAGGCCCTGCGCCGCCGCCGCGTTGGCCCAGAGGTCGCGATGGCGGAAATGGGTCGCGTAATCGCCGAACAGCGCATCGGAGATGTTGTGGCGCGCCCATAGCGCCATGGTCCGGGCATCCTGGGTGGGCGCCGCCGTGAACAGGAAGCCGTGCGTGGCGTCGGCCGACGCGCAGAGCCGCTCCAGGACTCCTCCCCAGCGCTCGGGGAATGTCACCGTGTCGTAGATGTCCTCGATCAGCCGGTCATCCAATTGACCCATGGGAGAACTCCACCCTCGTTGAACAATTTCCCGTTTTCAATCACCGCCCCTCAAGGCCAATCGGTTGCATACTACCATCGGACGAAGGTTCTTCCGTCATGTGAAGGATGCGGATCGCCGGGATTTTCCTCAAAAGTCGTTGATGTGGGAGTCCCCGCTGAAAACAGGAGCCGCCCAAAACAGGAGCCGCCGAAACCGGAGCCACCGCCATGATCGTCGCCATGACCGATGGCCGCACGCCGTCATCGCCCACCGCAAGGCCGGTCCCCCGCGCGGAAGGCCGGGTGCGCTGGGCGCTGGTCGCCGACCGCAACTCCCTGCTGCGCGAGGGGCTGCGGCTTTACCTGGAGACACTGGAATGGCGGGCCGTGGCGGTCGGCACCATGGGCGAAGGGCTGGAGTTGCTGGCGCCCACGACCATTCCATCTCCAAGGATCGTTCCCGACCTGATCGTGCTGGGGGAGACGGAGCGCCGGGGGACGGTTACGCCCTGGCCGCCGGCTCTCGACCGGCTGGCGGCGATCCGGGGCACGGCGCGCCCTGTCCTGCTGTCCATCGTGGCATCGAACCATGACCTGATGCTCCGGGCGCGCGATCTCGGCTTCGACACCATCCACGTCGACCTGGCGCCTTTGAACCTGGACGTTCTGCTGCTGGGCTGCGTGCGCCGGATCGAAGGAGGACGGAACTGACGGGGCGATGATGGATCAGATATGTTTTCATGAAATCATGGCATATTGTCTTGTGCTGTTCTGATGATCGTCCGGGCGGTGGATAGGCGGTGAACTGGCTTTGTGACGAGATGCGGGCTGACAAGACACTGGTTGACAAGACGCTTGGGCAGGCGGCTTTTCGACCCGGCCGGACCACCGGACCGACTGCTTTCTGCGAGGAGCTGCGCATGCCCGACGACATCGCCCCGGCCCGGAGCGCCGCTGCCGGCGACGGCCGCCGCAGGGCCGCCTTCTTCGACCGCGACGGCGTGCTGAACGAGGACATCGGCTTCGCGCACCGCCCCGACCAGATCACCTGGATGCCGGG from Azospirillum ramasamyi includes these protein-coding regions:
- the kdpA gene encoding potassium-transporting ATPase subunit KdpA — encoded protein: MTVNGWIQILVFIALVVAVTRPLGGFMTRVFTGERTLLSPIVGPVERGLYRLAGVDERTEQHWVSYAVSMLLFSAAGMLLLYALQRLQAVLPLNPQGMAAVPADLAFNTAASFTTNTNWQNYGGETTMGHLVQMAGLTFHNYVSAAAGIALAVALVRGFARASARTIGNFWVDLTRATLYVLLPICLVYALFLVWQGVPQTLAGAVDAATLEGAGQTIALGPVASQEAIKMLGTNGGGFFNANSAHPFENPNALTNLVQMLSIFAIGAGLTNLFGRMVGDERQGWAILAAMGLLFAVGVSVAYWAEAQGNPAFAAFGIDGIAGNMEGKEARFGIAASALFATVTTAASCGAVNAMHDSFMPLGGMVPMINMMLGEIIVGGVGAGLYGMLLFAIVALFVAGLMVGRTPEYLGKKLEAKEVKMTMLAILCLPLMMLGLTAAAVVLDTGTASMANPGPHGFSEALYAYVSGAANNGSAFGGLAGNTPWYNVTIAIAMLVGRFLVIVPMVAIAGSLASKTRATASAGTFPTHDGLFVGLLVGVILIVGGLTFFPALALGPVVEHLALNAGTLF
- a CDS encoding helix-turn-helix transcriptional regulator, yielding MGQLDDRLIEDIYDTVTFPERWGGVLERLCASADATHGFLFTAAPTQDARTMALWARHNISDALFGDYATHFRHRDLWANAAAAQGLLDCCVVRRGEELVAEADLHRSMIFNDMLKREGMGRLCSVSLADGGELTPMQPVLSLFRSADRPPFPEETVRLLQDCAPHLQRAMRLRVRLWARRDGREEETAWSARMIDGLPMGVVLLDAAGRTVAVNRAGQAMIDARDGLRIVQGRLQAEQGGDARRLAHMLEASLSGGGRAAGRAGTAHSLLGLQGADLRVSRPSGRAPYLLTVLPLSHEAAEPYGGGERTRAAVYIVDPAAVAPGLQARLGALFGLTPVEARLVADLLADLTPAESGGRRGVAISTVRSQLRSIFTKTGTTRQSELMNLVNRCLMLPETGT
- the aqpZ gene encoding aquaporin Z; the protein is MNMVRRSSAEFLGTFWLVFGGCGSAVLAAAFPEVGIGLLGVSFAFGLTVLTMAYSIGHISGCHLNPAVTVGLWAGGRFPAKDILPYVLAQVVGGFAAALVLYFIATGKADYSLAVNGLAANGYGAHSPGQYSITSAMVIEPLLTFFFVLVILGSTDRRAPAGFAPLAIGLALTLIHLISIPVTNTSVNPARSTGPALVVGGWALQQLWLFWVAPLVGGLVSGLAYRALAEDMPTKPAITGEAESST
- a CDS encoding K(+)-transporting ATPase subunit F; the encoded protein is MILDYALAGLVTVGLLAYLVYALVRPERF